One Erythrobacter sp. SDW2 genomic region harbors:
- a CDS encoding TrbI F-type domain-containing protein encodes MAALLWAAWVSRELSEPSQQIVTVRLAETIAAFVDAEARGQQDPEASQARVLAFLQASERAVAEMGTDGRVVLVGEAVLAGDAPDATDELRMRIARQLGQGGGQ; translated from the coding sequence GTGGCCGCACTGCTCTGGGCAGCCTGGGTCAGCCGCGAACTGTCCGAGCCGAGCCAGCAGATCGTCACCGTCCGGCTTGCCGAGACCATCGCCGCATTCGTCGATGCCGAAGCGCGCGGGCAGCAGGATCCCGAAGCCAGTCAGGCGCGCGTGCTCGCCTTCCTCCAGGCGTCCGAGCGTGCCGTTGCAGAAATGGGAACCGATGGCCGCGTGGTGCTGGTCGGCGAAGCGGTGCTCGCTGGCGATGCCCCCGATGCCACCGATGAACTGCGCATGCGGATCGCCCGCCAGCTTGGGCAGGGAGGCGGTCAGTGA
- a CDS encoding S26 family signal peptidase has translation MTQFASRLVRTIKRPLVLTALVLLPLGWGAVDAFAKDHAFLINASPSLPNWAFWLDKHARIERGSLIFFEPPASRLVEVHFGKGAQLFGKRVLGVPGDVVSHRGHEVFINGRKIAARLDETRLGVALHKGPEGPIPDGCFYTGTSHPRGLDSRYAEIGFVCRGQILGSGRAIL, from the coding sequence GTGACGCAGTTTGCCTCTCGCCTTGTTCGCACGATCAAGCGGCCGTTGGTCCTAACCGCGCTGGTGTTGTTGCCGCTCGGATGGGGCGCGGTCGACGCCTTCGCGAAAGACCATGCCTTCCTCATCAACGCCAGCCCGAGCCTGCCCAACTGGGCCTTCTGGCTCGACAAGCACGCGCGGATCGAGCGCGGCAGCCTAATCTTCTTCGAGCCGCCGGCAAGCAGGCTCGTCGAAGTGCATTTCGGAAAAGGCGCGCAGCTCTTCGGCAAGCGGGTGCTGGGCGTGCCGGGCGATGTCGTGAGCCACCGTGGCCACGAGGTCTTCATCAACGGTCGCAAGATCGCCGCGCGGCTCGATGAGACCCGTCTCGGCGTTGCGCTTCACAAAGGCCCCGAAGGACCGATCCCCGACGGCTGCTTCTACACCGGGACCAGCCATCCCCGCGGCCTCGACAGCCGCTACGCCGAGATCGGCTTCGTCTGCCGCGGCCAGATCCTCGGCAGCGGGAGGGCGATCCTGTGA
- the traW gene encoding type-F conjugative transfer system protein TraW, with protein MSKLILPAALLAVLLCPAEVQARDYGQRGTVFPVIERDLLEQIHSRLTQMERSGETARLNEDLKRRTIARVNRPDPVAGIVRASEARRWHFDPTITLAADIRGAKGELIHAAGTRVNPLDSVGLRADLLFLDGDDPDQLAWALKQGANAKLILVKGAPLELMKVRQRRFYFDQGGKLTERFGIRSVPARVRQQGRLLEISEIALPPKRRTAQ; from the coding sequence GTGAGCAAGCTCATCCTCCCTGCGGCGCTGCTTGCAGTTCTGCTCTGCCCTGCCGAGGTGCAGGCGCGCGACTATGGCCAGCGCGGCACGGTGTTTCCCGTGATCGAGCGCGACCTCCTCGAACAGATCCATTCGCGCCTGACGCAGATGGAACGTTCGGGCGAGACCGCGCGGCTCAATGAAGACCTGAAGCGCCGCACGATCGCGCGGGTGAACCGGCCCGACCCTGTCGCCGGGATCGTCCGGGCGAGCGAAGCCCGGCGCTGGCACTTCGATCCGACGATCACGCTCGCTGCCGATATCCGCGGGGCAAAAGGCGAGCTGATCCATGCCGCTGGCACGAGGGTCAATCCGCTCGACAGCGTCGGCCTTCGCGCGGACCTTCTGTTCCTCGACGGCGACGATCCAGACCAGCTCGCCTGGGCGCTCAAGCAGGGTGCCAATGCCAAGCTGATCCTGGTGAAGGGCGCGCCGCTCGAGCTGATGAAGGTCCGCCAACGCCGCTTCTATTTCGACCAGGGCGGCAAGCTCACGGAGAGGTTCGGGATCAGGTCGGTGCCTGCACGCGTGCGCCAGCAGGGCCGCCTGCTCGAGATCAGCGAAATCGCGCTGCCCCCAAAACGGAGGACAGCCCAATGA
- the traU gene encoding conjugal transfer pilus assembly protein TraU — protein sequence MSRLRKLALILAAIVGLATATPAMADAGPGRCTGSFVNPITDICWSCLFPISIGGLDIWPSSRPDPDNPDLPVCLCGLRPGIAMGFWEPVRLADVSMKPWCFVNLGGMKLDPGLDIGFRSISGPSAVGGASQYYSSWHVHWYAYPLIYWMEIVADFLCLESGSIDILYISEIDPLWQDSELTAIINPEAVLFANPLALAACAADCVASTARLPIDEMFWCAGCQGSMYPMNGNVSASIGHVQASRLVLSRFAYKLHRELVSWGTMGSKGLCGKYLMPVMRKQQYRFQATNPSPATSGRYACPPIGASTTFQSAGQVIPAIGEDMGYLVWRKRNCCAL from the coding sequence ATGAGCCGTCTAAGAAAGCTGGCGCTCATTCTGGCCGCTATTGTTGGTCTCGCCACCGCAACGCCCGCCATGGCCGATGCCGGTCCCGGTCGCTGCACCGGTAGCTTCGTCAACCCGATCACCGACATCTGCTGGTCTTGCCTGTTCCCGATCTCGATCGGCGGGCTGGACATCTGGCCGTCGAGCCGGCCCGATCCGGATAACCCCGATCTGCCGGTGTGCCTGTGCGGTCTGAGGCCCGGGATCGCGATGGGCTTCTGGGAGCCGGTGCGGCTTGCCGATGTCAGCATGAAGCCGTGGTGCTTCGTGAACCTCGGCGGCATGAAACTCGATCCGGGCTTGGATATCGGCTTCCGCTCGATCTCGGGTCCATCGGCAGTGGGCGGCGCGAGCCAGTATTATTCGAGCTGGCACGTCCACTGGTATGCCTATCCGCTGATCTACTGGATGGAGATCGTCGCCGATTTCCTGTGCCTGGAATCGGGCTCGATCGATATACTCTACATCTCCGAGATCGATCCGCTGTGGCAGGATTCCGAGCTCACCGCGATCATCAACCCCGAAGCCGTGCTCTTCGCCAACCCGCTGGCGCTCGCTGCCTGTGCAGCCGACTGCGTCGCCTCGACCGCGAGGCTGCCTATTGACGAGATGTTCTGGTGCGCGGGCTGCCAGGGTTCGATGTATCCGATGAACGGCAATGTCTCGGCCTCCATCGGGCACGTCCAAGCCTCGCGGCTCGTGCTCTCGCGCTTTGCCTACAAGCTCCACCGCGAACTCGTCTCGTGGGGAACGATGGGGTCCAAGGGCCTGTGCGGCAAATACCTGATGCCGGTGATGCGCAAGCAGCAATACCGCTTCCAGGCCACCAACCCCAGCCCGGCGACCTCGGGCCGTTACGCCTGCCCACCCATCGGCGCCTCCACCACCTTTCAATCGGCCGGACAGGTCATCCCCGCCATCGGCGAAGACATGGGATACCTCGTCTGGCGCAAGCGGAACTGCTGCGCGCTATGA
- the trbC gene encoding type-F conjugative transfer system pilin assembly protein TrbC, which produces MNKHLLVLPVGLAVTLGGLALAQSAPDGIDLEAIRERAAEHAEDAQALSTNVRQRAQALTEDAEAIQAQAQANRTAYADSIEAIETDAVLDFDAMIAGQAAAEKASLGGAPRFIAFASLSMPPEALKELVRDMTRAGGVTVLRGFPQGNSEAFKKRLAAIWSSRDAAGSLGIDPRLFRAFNIEAAPSFVMLSTEFSPCDGFDCTSEVPPHDRIAGNISVGEVLETFASGKGPGAELARLHLRQLSREERP; this is translated from the coding sequence ATGAACAAGCACCTCCTCGTTTTGCCCGTCGGCCTTGCCGTCACCCTCGGTGGCCTCGCTCTCGCCCAGAGCGCGCCCGACGGCATCGACCTCGAAGCGATCCGCGAGCGTGCGGCCGAACACGCCGAGGATGCGCAGGCGCTCAGCACCAATGTCCGCCAACGCGCCCAGGCGCTTACCGAAGACGCAGAGGCTATCCAGGCGCAAGCGCAGGCCAATCGCACCGCCTATGCGGACAGCATCGAGGCAATCGAGACCGACGCCGTCCTCGACTTCGACGCGATGATCGCGGGGCAAGCCGCCGCCGAGAAGGCATCGCTCGGGGGAGCCCCGCGCTTCATTGCCTTTGCCAGCCTGTCGATGCCGCCCGAGGCGCTGAAGGAACTGGTCCGCGACATGACCAGGGCCGGAGGCGTCACCGTGCTGCGCGGCTTCCCGCAAGGAAACAGCGAGGCGTTCAAGAAGCGCCTGGCTGCCATCTGGAGCAGCCGCGACGCGGCCGGTTCGCTCGGCATTGATCCAAGGCTGTTCCGCGCCTTCAACATCGAAGCCGCACCGAGCTTTGTCATGCTGAGCACCGAGTTCAGTCCCTGCGACGGGTTCGATTGCACCAGCGAAGTGCCGCCACACGACCGTATCGCCGGCAACATCAGCGTGGGCGAAGTCCTCGAGACCTTCGCCTCGGGCAAGGGTCCGGGCGCCGAGCTTGCCCGTCTCCATCTGCGCCAGCTCTCCAGGGAGGAACGGCCATGA
- a CDS encoding conjugal transfer protein TraN — MTGRTLANLLAALIVLTGASSLHAQTRDEARADGKDFATELLGEAREAATTNPDAARVPNFDPQATRDLQDLARDPDQIEARGRSAATTSTPMRTIRDSMANRARFEPNEIEEVIARSLAINETPLDYTSGMAISGSQGSCVSLPPGSGSAGTYTATCNMGTRIDQSVGQCTVPLVAAVSQRPQYHYLCNRFGDFNGSGEPECAGFDGYSCRVTGRRDTCLQWSSSGGRPWCSEPGDPVTELTCDDQVPGQTPYMITTAATVTTTPNESQCTDLADNSDCTLDAEICTDSDPQTRVVDGVTVTRPCWEWQRSYTCIVREAATDCSDIESQGTCRFVREECLTDEDPCETWERIYECPLPGTDSSTQYVCDGDVYCIDGSCETIERTANNEFKDAVTALHAMDEARGQFDPETLTLFRGTRNTCSSKVFGVLNCCKGKGFPLIPGISLLVALGCNREEVLLHERDAQGLCAYVGTYCSDKFLGVCLTKKKVYCCFESKLSRILQEQGRRQLPKPWDKPKEEQCEGFTLDEFARLDLSQMDFSEVYAEFTEAARLPDELETSILIQQKIEDYYARSGQ, encoded by the coding sequence ATGACCGGCAGAACTCTCGCCAATCTCCTTGCCGCACTCATCGTCCTCACCGGCGCGTCGTCACTTCACGCTCAGACCCGCGATGAAGCCCGGGCGGATGGCAAGGACTTTGCCACCGAGCTGCTGGGCGAGGCGCGCGAGGCAGCAACGACCAATCCCGACGCGGCGCGCGTTCCCAATTTCGATCCGCAGGCGACGCGCGACCTGCAGGATCTTGCGCGCGATCCTGACCAGATCGAGGCCCGCGGACGCAGCGCCGCGACGACCAGCACGCCGATGCGGACCATCCGCGACAGCATGGCCAATCGCGCAAGGTTCGAGCCGAATGAGATCGAGGAGGTGATTGCCCGCAGCCTCGCGATCAATGAGACGCCGCTCGACTACACCAGCGGCATGGCAATTTCGGGCAGCCAGGGATCGTGCGTTTCGCTGCCGCCCGGTTCGGGGTCGGCAGGCACCTATACCGCAACCTGCAATATGGGCACACGGATCGATCAGTCGGTGGGCCAGTGCACGGTGCCGCTCGTCGCCGCGGTCAGCCAGCGACCGCAGTATCATTACCTCTGCAACCGCTTCGGCGATTTCAACGGCTCGGGCGAGCCCGAATGCGCCGGCTTCGACGGCTATTCCTGTCGCGTGACAGGACGGCGCGACACCTGCCTGCAATGGAGTTCGTCGGGCGGACGGCCCTGGTGTTCCGAACCGGGAGATCCGGTCACCGAACTGACCTGCGACGATCAGGTGCCGGGGCAAACACCCTACATGATCACGACAGCGGCCACGGTCACGACCACACCTAACGAAAGCCAGTGCACAGATCTTGCGGACAATAGCGATTGTACGCTGGACGCAGAGATCTGCACCGATAGCGATCCGCAGACCCGGGTGGTCGATGGCGTCACTGTCACACGCCCCTGCTGGGAATGGCAACGCAGCTACACCTGCATTGTGCGCGAAGCGGCGACCGACTGCTCCGACATCGAAAGCCAGGGAACCTGCCGCTTTGTCCGTGAGGAATGCCTTACCGACGAAGACCCCTGCGAGACCTGGGAGCGCATCTACGAGTGCCCGCTTCCCGGTACCGACAGCTCCACCCAGTATGTCTGCGACGGCGATGTCTATTGCATCGACGGCAGCTGCGAGACGATCGAGCGTACCGCGAACAACGAGTTCAAGGATGCTGTCACCGCGCTCCATGCGATGGACGAGGCCCGCGGCCAGTTTGATCCCGAGACGCTGACGCTGTTCCGCGGCACGCGTAACACCTGCTCCTCCAAGGTCTTTGGCGTGCTCAACTGCTGCAAGGGCAAGGGCTTCCCGCTCATCCCCGGTATCAGCCTACTGGTCGCGCTCGGCTGCAACCGCGAAGAAGTGCTGCTCCACGAGCGCGATGCGCAGGGACTGTGCGCTTATGTGGGGACCTATTGTTCGGACAAGTTCCTCGGCGTCTGCCTGACCAAGAAGAAGGTCTACTGCTGCTTCGAGAGCAAGCTCTCGCGGATCCTGCAGGAACAGGGCCGACGCCAACTGCCCAAGCCGTGGGACAAGCCCAAGGAAGAGCAGTGCGAGGGTTTCACGCTCGACGAGTTCGCCCGGCTCGACCTCAGCCAGATGGATTTCAGCGAGGTCTATGCCGAATTCACCGAGGCTGCACGGCTCCCCGACGAGCTCGAGACCAGCATCCTCATCCAGCAGAAGATCGAAGACTATTACGCAAGGAGTGGCCAATGA
- a CDS encoding conjugal transfer protein TraF, which translates to MTRRQSLPMLGLPVLAMCLAALLPVRAAAQEARQAEPAASADSLYCEQRRLGYWFYCIKPVPAEEPQMAQPPAQVTATQELDAVTGELRELKARAILYPTPENVTAYIRFQRAQLDRASLFSDVWQRAIWQDPDLDYTLERPVGALAKKQWQDARAADRDAVMARLSERYGLFYFFAQTCGACEVMSPIVRSVADRWHITVRAISTDGGPSRHFPDYKVESGQRPRMGLEPGITPALVLWDSVARRPIPIGYGVLSADELQDRIYLLTSKEAGHDY; encoded by the coding sequence ATGACGCGCCGCCAATCACTGCCGATGCTGGGACTCCCAGTATTGGCCATGTGTCTCGCTGCACTGCTTCCCGTTCGGGCAGCTGCCCAGGAAGCGCGCCAGGCAGAGCCAGCTGCCTCGGCAGACAGCCTCTACTGCGAGCAGCGCAGGCTCGGCTACTGGTTCTATTGCATAAAGCCGGTGCCGGCAGAGGAGCCGCAGATGGCGCAGCCACCGGCCCAGGTAACCGCCACGCAAGAACTTGACGCGGTCACGGGGGAACTGCGCGAGCTCAAGGCACGCGCGATCCTCTATCCGACGCCGGAAAACGTCACCGCCTATATCCGCTTCCAGCGTGCCCAGCTCGACCGGGCTTCGCTGTTCTCCGATGTCTGGCAGCGCGCGATCTGGCAGGATCCCGATCTCGACTATACGCTCGAACGACCGGTCGGCGCGCTCGCCAAGAAGCAATGGCAGGACGCGCGCGCTGCCGACCGCGATGCGGTGATGGCCAGGCTCTCTGAGCGCTATGGCCTGTTCTACTTCTTCGCCCAGACCTGCGGCGCATGCGAAGTGATGAGCCCGATCGTGCGCTCGGTGGCGGACCGCTGGCATATCACGGTCCGGGCGATCTCGACCGATGGCGGACCGTCCCGGCACTTCCCCGACTACAAGGTCGAAAGCGGTCAGCGGCCGCGCATGGGGCTCGAACCCGGCATTACCCCGGCACTCGTGCTGTGGGACAGCGTGGCCAGGCGCCCGATCCCGATCGGATATGGCGTGCTCTCGGCCGACGAGCTGCAGGATCGCATCTACCTCCTCACCTCGAAGGAAGCCGGACATGATTACTAG
- a CDS encoding conjugal transfer protein TraH codes for MITSIRNAALTIAAASMVASPVVANVGDSMDRFMDDMGAAANVTGPSAFEGQSAGYYSLGNVWTRFPQKTTNIANLQLPRARAGCGGIDIFAGSFSFINASEMVALLKAVANNAVGFAFSLAIDTVCPECSKIMQEFSQKAQLMNNLSINSCEMAQGLVGGIWPKGDLADKAICEAIGNSEGIFTDYAAAKHGCGTRGQRASTNEGAGAAYADVNPGIPRNYTWHVLKQSAFFNVGGTFDRDLAEYAMTLIGTVIYVPPRDDEPGKFVPFAGDASSTLVTALLDGTQGQSVRVFQCDEPDQCLNPTFQQMSLSSAKAIRPRVARLIGSMVEAIRSDTAIGDEEKELLQVASVPLYKILTVQAAYGRGMATDDRDTLAEIASIDLLYAILERITAEAGRSMASFIAADEAKLAIWRAQVAEVRSSLAQRQATGQARVSAIMQIIEKTAMIENMLAASMSPSMAAALDWSRGMQSRSIVP; via the coding sequence ATGATTACTAGCATCCGCAATGCGGCGCTCACCATAGCTGCCGCCAGCATGGTCGCGTCGCCTGTCGTCGCAAACGTCGGCGACAGCATGGACCGCTTCATGGACGACATGGGCGCTGCGGCCAATGTCACCGGGCCGAGCGCGTTCGAAGGCCAGTCGGCGGGCTATTACAGCCTCGGCAATGTCTGGACGCGCTTCCCGCAGAAAACGACCAACATCGCCAATCTCCAGCTGCCGCGTGCCCGCGCTGGTTGCGGCGGTATCGATATCTTCGCCGGGTCCTTCTCCTTCATCAACGCAAGCGAGATGGTCGCGCTCTTGAAGGCCGTCGCGAACAATGCGGTTGGGTTCGCCTTCAGCCTCGCGATCGACACGGTCTGTCCCGAGTGCTCGAAGATCATGCAGGAGTTCAGCCAGAAGGCGCAGCTCATGAACAACCTCTCGATCAATTCCTGCGAGATGGCGCAGGGGCTGGTCGGCGGCATCTGGCCCAAGGGCGATCTCGCCGACAAGGCAATCTGCGAAGCGATCGGCAATTCTGAAGGCATCTTCACCGACTATGCCGCCGCCAAGCATGGCTGCGGCACGCGCGGCCAGCGCGCCTCGACCAACGAGGGTGCCGGCGCCGCCTATGCCGACGTCAATCCGGGGATCCCACGCAATTACACCTGGCATGTCCTCAAGCAGAGCGCCTTCTTCAACGTGGGCGGCACCTTCGACCGCGATCTCGCCGAATATGCGATGACGCTCATCGGGACGGTGATCTACGTGCCGCCCCGCGACGACGAGCCGGGAAAATTCGTACCTTTCGCCGGTGATGCCTCCTCGACGCTGGTGACCGCGCTGCTGGACGGGACGCAGGGCCAGTCGGTGCGGGTTTTTCAGTGCGACGAGCCCGACCAGTGCCTCAACCCGACTTTCCAGCAGATGAGCCTCTCGAGCGCGAAGGCCATCCGGCCCCGCGTTGCCCGGCTCATCGGCAGCATGGTCGAGGCCATCCGCAGCGACACCGCGATCGGCGACGAGGAGAAGGAGCTGCTCCAGGTGGCATCGGTGCCGCTCTACAAGATCCTCACCGTGCAGGCGGCCTATGGACGCGGGATGGCAACCGACGACCGCGACACGCTGGCCGAGATTGCCAGCATCGATCTCCTCTATGCCATTCTCGAGCGCATCACCGCCGAGGCTGGACGCTCTATGGCGAGTTTCATCGCCGCCGATGAAGCCAAGCTCGCGATCTGGCGCGCGCAGGTCGCCGAGGTCCGGTCAAGCCTCGCCCAGCGGCAAGCGACCGGGCAAGCCCGGGTCTCGGCGATCATGCAGATCATTGAGAAGACCGCGATGATCGAGAACATGCTCGCCGCTTCGATGTCGCCGTCGATGGCCGCCGCGCTCGACTGGTCGCGCGGGATGCAGTCCCGTTCCATCGTTCCATAA
- a CDS encoding conjugal transfer protein TraG N-terminal domain-containing protein — MVEIFTVGGGEYIVNVLNAVAAWTGAGGYKSLIQVALVMGMVLAVIVVAFNQDWRAWLNWFLGATLIYMCLMVPRMDVHVTDRVNPSLAPATVANVPLGLALMASFTSQAGDYLTRSAELVFGLPDDLNYSKNGMIYGARLLESTRSLRISDPEFAANFDEHVRQCVFYDLLLGRYSMKELSESDDIWTTIEPGSAARAQKFLTRQADDSVTASIITCREAYTALSGQWASLIDEMTLVAGRQLYPRQTEALAKAKLMADLPIAYQYLTGISRSASDIFRQVLTINAMNQAMHGFAGASGTGSIDVFAQTRADIQTERTYSSIAHNAMKWVPILNVVLTVVFYALFPVLFPLFLMPRTGPVALRGYVTGFFYLAAWGPLFVILHMILMFKGAGDVAAAGGSTGLSLATFAGMSDVNSDIGILAGYLVASIPFLAGGVARGALAISGQATSYLNPSQNAAEEASREASTGNVSLGNSNIDNSTVFSRQFAQGNLAPNIAYGATQTRGFSDRGTQTTSFPDGEFAAVPNSSYPFTPTLGQDFTGRLGTMASQSRTQSETYANLAQQSTSSALTRFSEIRNAYSQGQSSDTVSGVGTNDSIGTAFSEVDNASRTLQQQFGLSRRASDDITVSWFLNGDAGIGLKGERGPVQASAGLRGGRNQTWTDSDIGIASEDRGRIMGALRQLSDSRNWSNTREGFLRETSSSSVSQVSTSSSGLSRSLTEAESYTREARRAEEMASRLENQASWYEANSAAGTLNLSQAYREWGMAEIEANRDYYGPVRFDDIEFQMSARGQQLQSRFVESYADRLQDDIEADLSLPDFAPVSRPGIGSAGQVRARGAVGSADGRSMPDAPDRSGITDEVEQVRQQGRGRIGTVRGYLDRQTQGATGASEEAADDVKEW; from the coding sequence GTGGTCGAGATTTTCACGGTCGGTGGCGGCGAGTATATCGTCAACGTTCTCAACGCCGTTGCCGCCTGGACCGGTGCGGGCGGTTACAAGAGCCTGATCCAGGTCGCGCTGGTGATGGGCATGGTGCTCGCGGTCATCGTGGTCGCGTTCAACCAGGACTGGCGCGCCTGGCTCAACTGGTTCCTCGGCGCGACGCTCATCTACATGTGCCTGATGGTGCCGCGCATGGACGTCCATGTGACCGACCGGGTCAATCCCAGCCTTGCCCCCGCGACGGTGGCCAATGTCCCGCTCGGGCTTGCCCTTATGGCCAGTTTCACCAGCCAGGCGGGGGATTACCTGACCCGCTCGGCCGAGCTCGTCTTCGGCCTGCCGGACGACCTCAACTACTCGAAGAACGGCATGATCTATGGCGCGCGGCTGCTTGAATCGACGCGCAGCTTGCGCATTTCCGATCCGGAGTTTGCTGCGAACTTCGACGAGCATGTCCGGCAATGCGTGTTCTACGATCTGCTGCTCGGCCGCTATTCGATGAAGGAGCTGTCCGAGAGCGATGACATCTGGACGACGATCGAACCGGGGAGCGCGGCGCGCGCGCAGAAATTCCTGACCCGGCAGGCCGACGACAGCGTAACGGCCTCGATCATCACCTGCCGCGAAGCTTACACCGCTCTGTCGGGGCAATGGGCGAGCCTCATCGACGAGATGACGCTTGTCGCGGGGCGCCAACTCTATCCGCGCCAGACCGAAGCGCTCGCCAAGGCCAAGCTCATGGCGGACCTCCCGATTGCTTATCAGTATCTCACCGGCATCTCGCGCAGTGCGAGCGACATCTTCCGCCAGGTGCTGACGATCAATGCCATGAACCAGGCCATGCACGGCTTTGCAGGTGCGAGCGGCACCGGCAGCATCGACGTCTTCGCGCAGACCCGGGCCGATATTCAGACCGAGCGGACCTATTCCTCGATCGCACACAACGCGATGAAATGGGTCCCGATCCTCAACGTCGTGCTGACGGTGGTGTTCTACGCGCTGTTCCCTGTCCTGTTTCCGCTGTTCCTCATGCCGCGGACCGGACCCGTTGCATTGAGAGGTTACGTCACCGGCTTCTTCTACCTTGCGGCGTGGGGACCGCTCTTCGTGATCCTGCACATGATCCTGATGTTCAAAGGCGCAGGCGATGTCGCCGCCGCTGGCGGCAGCACGGGCCTCAGCCTGGCGACCTTTGCCGGCATGAGCGACGTCAACAGCGATATTGGCATTCTAGCGGGCTATCTTGTCGCCTCGATCCCGTTCCTTGCCGGCGGGGTGGCGCGCGGTGCGCTGGCGATCTCGGGCCAGGCAACGAGCTATCTCAACCCGAGCCAGAATGCAGCCGAGGAAGCCTCGCGCGAAGCGAGCACCGGCAATGTCTCGCTCGGCAACTCGAACATCGACAATTCGACGGTGTTCTCCCGCCAGTTTGCCCAAGGCAATCTTGCACCCAACATCGCCTATGGCGCCACGCAGACGCGTGGTTTCAGCGACCGCGGCACGCAGACGACCAGTTTCCCCGATGGCGAGTTCGCTGCTGTCCCGAATTCAAGCTATCCGTTCACCCCGACACTGGGGCAGGACTTCACCGGCCGCCTCGGAACGATGGCAAGCCAGAGCCGGACGCAGAGCGAGACCTATGCCAACCTCGCCCAGCAATCGACGAGCTCTGCGCTCACCCGGTTCAGCGAGATCCGCAACGCCTACAGCCAGGGTCAAAGCTCCGACACGGTCAGCGGCGTCGGCACGAACGACAGCATCGGCACGGCATTCAGCGAAGTCGACAATGCTTCAAGGACGCTTCAGCAGCAGTTCGGCCTGTCCCGGCGCGCGTCCGACGACATTACCGTGTCTTGGTTCTTGAATGGTGACGCTGGCATTGGCCTAAAGGGAGAAAGGGGACCGGTACAGGCGTCTGCGGGTTTGCGGGGTGGTCGCAATCAGACTTGGACGGACAGCGATATCGGGATCGCCTCGGAAGATCGCGGCAGGATCATGGGTGCGCTGCGGCAGCTTTCGGATAGTCGCAATTGGTCGAACACGCGTGAAGGCTTCCTGCGCGAGACGAGCTCGAGCTCGGTATCGCAAGTGTCGACGAGCTCGTCGGGTCTCAGCCGATCGCTGACCGAAGCCGAAAGCTACACGCGAGAGGCGCGTCGGGCCGAAGAGATGGCCAGCCGCCTCGAAAACCAGGCCAGCTGGTACGAGGCCAACAGCGCCGCAGGCACGCTGAACCTGAGCCAGGCCTATCGCGAATGGGGCATGGCCGAGATCGAAGCCAATCGCGACTATTACGGGCCGGTGCGCTTCGACGACATCGAGTTCCAGATGAGTGCGCGCGGCCAGCAGCTGCAATCGCGGTTTGTCGAAAGCTATGCTGATCGCCTGCAAGACGACATCGAAGCCGACCTTTCGCTGCCGGACTTCGCTCCTGTCAGCCGCCCCGGGATCGGAAGTGCTGGGCAGGTACGTGCGAGGGGTGCCGTGGGCTCTGCGGATGGTCGCTCAATGCCCGATGCTCCTGATCGGTCTGGCATCACCGATGAAGTCGAGCAGGTTCGCCAGCAGGGTCGTGGTAGGATTGGTACCGTTCGAGGTTACCTCGACCGCCAGACGCAGGGCGCAACGGGTGCAAGCGAGGAAGCAGCTGACGACGTGAAGGAATGGTAG